From Burkholderia savannae, a single genomic window includes:
- a CDS encoding helix-hairpin-helix domain-containing protein: MQTAPPTAATDNRHIADRLLEAAELLETQGANPYRAGAYRSAAETVASLDRDVRELFDAGGIDALDALPHIGLGIARAIAEMLITDRWRQLDRLRGSASPTLSFQMVPGVGRALAERIHEALHIDTLEDLELAVRDGRLATVEGLGPRRIAGIRAALESLLSRRRGRQALVRRATPALEPSVSVLLDVDRLYREKAAAGALPKIAPKRLNPRQEAWLPVLHATRDDWHFTALYSNTGRAHELGRTADWVILYFYDSDHDEHQRTVVTETHGALIGKRVVRGREAQCRAYYATDANAAR; encoded by the coding sequence ATGCAGACTGCCCCACCCACCGCCGCGACGGACAACCGGCACATCGCGGACCGACTGCTCGAGGCGGCGGAGCTCCTCGAAACGCAGGGCGCCAATCCGTATCGGGCCGGCGCGTACCGGTCGGCCGCCGAGACGGTCGCGAGCCTCGATCGCGACGTCCGCGAGCTGTTCGACGCGGGCGGCATCGACGCGCTCGACGCCCTGCCCCACATCGGCCTCGGCATCGCGCGCGCGATCGCCGAGATGCTGATCACCGACCGCTGGCGCCAGCTCGACCGCCTGCGCGGCTCGGCCAGTCCGACGCTGTCGTTCCAGATGGTGCCGGGCGTCGGCCGCGCGCTCGCCGAGCGCATCCACGAGGCGCTCCACATCGACACACTCGAGGATCTCGAGCTCGCCGTGCGCGACGGCCGCCTCGCGACCGTCGAAGGGCTCGGCCCGCGGCGGATCGCGGGCATCCGCGCGGCGCTCGAGAGTCTGCTGAGCCGCCGGCGCGGCCGGCAGGCGCTCGTGCGCCGCGCGACGCCCGCACTGGAGCCTTCCGTCTCCGTGCTGCTCGATGTCGACCGGCTCTATCGCGAGAAGGCCGCGGCCGGCGCGCTGCCGAAGATCGCGCCGAAACGGCTGAACCCGCGTCAAGAAGCGTGGCTGCCCGTGCTGCACGCGACGCGCGACGACTGGCACTTCACCGCGCTCTATTCGAACACCGGCCGCGCGCACGAACTCGGCCGCACCGCGGACTGGGTGATCCTGTACTTTTACGACAGCGATCACGACGAGCATCAGCGCACCGTCGTCACCGAGACGCACGGCGCGCTGATCGGCAAGCGCGTGGTGCGCGGACGCGAAGCGCAATGCCGCGCGTATTACGCGACGGACGCGAACGCCGCGCGCTGA
- a CDS encoding AMP-binding protein, which translates to MEHPHRLSDNAARLLALIDALLAELYGERNGHRRATLDAQFERDLGFDSLTRAELFDRIERAFGVRLPVDVFASAATPADVARALADAHAQPQAAPEEDAPPTPAADAAAWPVEADTLIDVLRWHAERHPDRVHLRLLEDGLSATPLTYGELHRRASDLASGLRERGIDPGDTVALMLPTGLDYFVAFAAILYCGAIPVPIYPPASLAQLDEHVVRHVPILENAQIKALIAFRQAVSVAQLLKLRVSTLQHVFTPGQIEGRERLPPFRAAASDIALLQYTSGSTGTPKGVMLSHANLLANIRAMGERMRVDATDVLVSWLPLYHDMGLIGAWLAPLYFGIPAIVMSPVAFLARPALWLRAISRYRGTITAAPNFAYERCARHLAALEPTEFDLSSLRFACCGAEPVHADTLRAFAARFASCGFDARALTPVYGLAENTLGLTFPPPARGLRVDRIAREPLNAGGRAVPESGGANALDVPSCGYPLDGTELRIVDDDERELAQRQVGRIEFRGTSATRGYYRNPAQTARLFRDAWRDTGDLGYVADGELYVTGRVKDMIIRGGRHFFPYELEEAIERLPGVVTGGVAVCGGADPVSGTERVVILVESEATDDAACERLRTSVNDVTAALWGAPAEQVSIVAPHGILKTPSGKIRHAATLAQFERHAGRLPQASASWRQLADLAAGSVAPFCGRAWRRAARALRGLYCWWLVALLAPALWALVAYRKDLQDNWQLAAYACRTFLRFADVRTNLIADPDALAAGPSIVVANHTSYLDVVALLALLPYPAHFVAKRELAARPFVGRFLRALGTRFVERREYGRSVEDEARLVAQAAADETLLFFPEGTFTRAAGLAAFRLGAFRAACAARRPVVPVVVSGARAVLRDGEWAPRRGEITVTMLAPILPDGEDFGAMARLRDRARGAILAHCGEPDLRDDRAQRAAFASVA; encoded by the coding sequence ATGGAACACCCGCACCGCCTCTCCGACAACGCGGCGCGTCTGCTCGCGTTGATCGACGCATTGCTCGCCGAGCTGTACGGCGAGCGCAACGGTCATCGTCGCGCGACGCTCGACGCGCAGTTCGAGCGCGATCTCGGCTTCGACAGCCTGACGCGCGCGGAGCTGTTCGACCGGATCGAGCGCGCGTTCGGCGTGCGCTTGCCCGTCGACGTGTTTGCGTCCGCGGCGACGCCCGCCGACGTCGCGCGCGCGCTCGCCGACGCGCACGCGCAACCGCAAGCCGCGCCGGAAGAGGACGCGCCGCCGACGCCGGCCGCCGACGCCGCCGCATGGCCCGTCGAAGCCGATACGCTGATCGACGTGTTGCGCTGGCACGCCGAGCGACATCCCGATCGCGTCCACCTGCGGCTGCTCGAAGACGGCCTGAGCGCGACGCCGCTCACCTACGGCGAACTGCACCGGCGCGCGTCGGATCTGGCGAGCGGCTTGCGCGAGCGCGGCATCGATCCGGGCGACACGGTCGCGCTGATGTTGCCGACGGGGCTCGACTATTTCGTCGCGTTCGCCGCGATCCTGTATTGCGGCGCGATTCCGGTGCCGATCTATCCGCCCGCGAGTCTCGCGCAGCTCGACGAGCACGTCGTGCGTCACGTGCCGATTCTCGAGAATGCGCAGATCAAGGCGTTGATTGCGTTTCGCCAGGCCGTCTCGGTCGCGCAGCTTCTGAAGCTTCGCGTGAGCACGCTGCAGCACGTGTTCACGCCCGGGCAGATCGAAGGCCGCGAGCGGCTGCCGCCGTTTCGCGCGGCAGCGAGCGATATCGCGCTGCTTCAGTACACGTCGGGCAGCACCGGCACGCCGAAGGGCGTGATGCTCAGTCATGCGAATCTGCTTGCGAACATCCGCGCGATGGGCGAGCGGATGCGGGTCGACGCGACCGACGTGCTCGTGAGCTGGCTGCCGCTCTATCACGACATGGGGTTGATCGGCGCGTGGCTCGCGCCGCTTTATTTCGGCATCCCGGCGATCGTGATGTCGCCCGTCGCGTTCCTCGCGCGCCCGGCGCTCTGGCTGCGCGCGATCTCGCGATATCGCGGCACGATCACCGCCGCGCCGAACTTCGCTTACGAGCGTTGCGCGCGTCATCTCGCCGCGCTCGAGCCGACCGAATTCGATCTGTCGTCGCTGCGCTTCGCGTGCTGCGGGGCCGAGCCCGTCCACGCCGACACGCTGCGTGCGTTCGCCGCGCGCTTCGCGTCGTGCGGCTTCGACGCGCGCGCGCTGACGCCCGTCTACGGTCTCGCGGAAAACACGCTCGGATTGACGTTTCCGCCTCCCGCGCGCGGGCTGCGCGTCGATCGGATCGCGCGCGAGCCGCTCAACGCGGGCGGCCGCGCGGTGCCCGAGTCGGGCGGCGCGAACGCGCTCGACGTGCCGAGCTGCGGCTATCCGCTCGACGGCACCGAGCTGCGGATCGTCGACGACGACGAGCGCGAGCTTGCGCAGCGGCAGGTCGGGCGCATCGAGTTTCGCGGCACGTCGGCGACGCGCGGCTACTATCGCAATCCCGCGCAGACCGCGCGCCTGTTCCGCGACGCATGGCGCGATACCGGCGATCTCGGCTATGTCGCCGACGGCGAACTGTACGTCACCGGGCGCGTGAAGGACATGATCATTCGCGGCGGCCGGCATTTCTTCCCGTACGAACTCGAAGAGGCGATCGAGCGGCTGCCGGGCGTCGTGACGGGCGGCGTCGCGGTGTGCGGCGGCGCCGATCCCGTCAGCGGCACCGAGCGCGTCGTGATTCTCGTGGAAAGCGAAGCGACCGATGACGCCGCGTGCGAGCGGCTGCGAACGAGCGTCAACGACGTGACGGCCGCGCTCTGGGGCGCGCCCGCCGAGCAGGTGAGCATCGTCGCGCCGCACGGCATCCTGAAGACGCCGAGCGGCAAGATCCGCCATGCCGCGACGCTCGCGCAGTTCGAGCGCCACGCCGGACGGCTGCCGCAAGCGAGCGCGTCGTGGCGGCAGCTCGCCGATCTGGCGGCGGGCAGCGTCGCGCCGTTCTGCGGGCGCGCGTGGCGGCGCGCGGCGCGGGCGCTTCGCGGGCTGTACTGCTGGTGGCTCGTCGCGCTGCTCGCGCCCGCGCTATGGGCGCTCGTCGCGTATCGGAAGGATCTTCAGGACAACTGGCAGCTCGCGGCGTATGCGTGCCGCACGTTCCTGCGTTTCGCCGACGTGCGCACGAACCTGATCGCCGATCCCGACGCGCTTGCGGCCGGGCCGTCGATCGTCGTCGCGAATCATACGAGCTACCTGGATGTCGTCGCGTTGCTCGCGCTGCTGCCGTATCCGGCGCACTTCGTCGCGAAGCGCGAGCTCGCGGCGCGGCCGTTCGTCGGGCGCTTCCTGCGCGCGCTCGGCACGCGCTTCGTCGAGCGGCGCGAGTACGGCCGCAGCGTCGAGGACGAAGCGCGGCTCGTCGCGCAGGCGGCCGCCGACGAAACGCTGCTGTTCTTCCCGGAGGGCACGTTCACGCGCGCGGCGGGGCTCGCCGCGTTCCGCCTCGGCGCGTTTCGCGCGGCGTGCGCCGCGCGGCGGCCGGTGGTGCCCGTCGTCGTGAGCGGCGCGCGCGCCGTGTTGCGCGACGGCGAATGGGCGCCGCGCCGCGGCGAGATCACCGTGACGATGCTCGCGCCGATCCTGCCGGACGGCGAGGACTTCGGCGCGATGGCGCGGCTTCGCGATCGCGCGCGCGGGGCGATTCTCGCGCACTGCGGCGAGCCCGACTTGCGCGACGACCGCGCTCAGCGCGCGGCGTTCGCGTCCGTCGCGTAA